A genomic window from Candidatus Polarisedimenticolia bacterium includes:
- the hflX gene encoding GTPase HflX gives MNRLERAILAGICRHRRERAEVDEHLQELGLLAGSAGAQVVGTVVQDRGPLHAATLVRRGKVEELAALAREQAADLLIFDEDLSPAQIKNLENEIPVKVLDRSGLILDIFARRARTREARTQVELAQLRYLLPRLTRHWTHLSRQAGGIGQRGVGETQLETDRRLIRRRIARLASDLKDIEKERGERRKRRLELPRAALVGYTNAGKSTVMNLLTGGGARVEDRLFVTLDPLVRRCERGGRPPFLVTDTVGFIRKLPHHLVASFRSTLEEAAEADLLVHVIDSASSALEDQMKSTRETLDDLGLSSYPVLLVYNKIDLAPQGVLDRLRGEHPQAVFMSAIDGAQAGRLEERVREELRACRRGSGSTPLPEPEPAWVAARGGEA, from the coding sequence GTGAATCGTCTCGAAAGGGCCATTCTCGCCGGAATCTGCCGTCATCGCCGGGAGCGGGCCGAGGTGGATGAGCACCTGCAGGAGCTCGGTCTGCTGGCCGGGTCGGCGGGGGCCCAGGTCGTCGGGACGGTGGTGCAGGACCGGGGGCCGCTCCACGCGGCCACCCTGGTGCGGCGGGGGAAGGTCGAGGAGCTGGCCGCCCTGGCCCGGGAGCAGGCCGCCGACCTGCTGATATTCGACGAGGACCTGTCGCCGGCGCAGATCAAGAACCTCGAAAACGAGATCCCCGTCAAGGTGCTGGACCGATCCGGGCTCATCCTGGACATTTTCGCCCGCCGGGCGCGCACGCGGGAGGCCCGCACCCAAGTCGAGCTGGCGCAGCTGCGCTACCTGCTGCCCCGCCTGACGCGGCATTGGACCCACCTGTCGCGGCAGGCCGGCGGCATCGGTCAGCGGGGAGTGGGGGAGACGCAGCTCGAGACCGACCGCCGGCTGATCCGGCGCCGGATCGCGCGCCTGGCGTCCGACCTGAAGGATATCGAGAAGGAGCGCGGCGAGCGCCGCAAGCGACGCCTGGAGCTGCCGCGTGCCGCCCTGGTCGGCTATACGAACGCCGGCAAGTCGACCGTCATGAACCTGCTGACCGGCGGCGGCGCGCGGGTGGAGGACCGTCTGTTCGTGACTCTCGATCCCCTGGTCAGGCGCTGCGAGCGTGGCGGGCGACCGCCGTTCCTGGTCACCGACACAGTCGGGTTCATCCGCAAGCTGCCGCACCACCTGGTGGCCTCGTTCAGGAGCACGCTCGAGGAGGCGGCGGAGGCCGACCTGCTGGTTCACGTGATCGATTCCGCCTCCTCCGCCCTGGAGGACCAGATGAAGAGCACGCGCGAGACGCTCGACGACCTCGGGCTCTCGTCGTATCCCGTCCTCCTGGTCTACAACAAGATCGACCTGGCGCCGCAGGGCGTCCTCGACCGGCTGCGGGGGGAGCATCCGCAGGCGGTCTTCATGTCGGCGATCGACGGCGCCCAGGCGGGCCGGCTCGAGGAGCGGGTCCGGGAGGAGCTCCGTGCCTGCCGGCGTGGCTCCGGCTCGACCCCCTTGCCTGAGCCCGAGCCGGCCTGGGTGGCGGCGCGCGGGGGAGAGGCATGA
- a CDS encoding TlpA disulfide reductase family protein, translating into MTTPPASPARRAVARSTRALLLPALVLPSLLLLAPGTARAQKIPAIPPSPGHKVGSVAHDFVLKDLNGQKFSLKEMRGQRVVHVVFWATWCAPCLQEIPHIRETYAKYRDRGFQVLGIVVEMNQTPDVVRGVARDLKVNYPVLWDEGGTVQDRYRVSYIPQNFLVGKDGIIRYAGTSLPSNYDALVESLLKDGDSRPASR; encoded by the coding sequence GTGACGACACCTCCAGCGTCCCCCGCCAGACGGGCTGTCGCCCGGTCGACCCGCGCGCTCCTGCTTCCGGCACTCGTCCTGCCATCGCTCCTCCTCCTGGCGCCCGGGACGGCCCGGGCCCAGAAGATCCCGGCGATACCACCCTCTCCCGGACACAAGGTCGGCAGCGTGGCGCACGATTTCGTCCTGAAGGACCTGAACGGGCAGAAGTTCAGCCTCAAGGAGATGCGCGGCCAGCGCGTGGTGCACGTGGTCTTCTGGGCCACCTGGTGCGCACCGTGCCTGCAGGAGATCCCCCACATCAGGGAGACGTACGCCAAGTACCGGGACCGCGGGTTCCAGGTCCTGGGGATCGTGGTCGAGATGAACCAGACGCCCGATGTCGTGCGGGGGGTGGCGCGCGATCTCAAGGTCAACTATCCCGTCCTGTGGGACGAGGGGGGCACGGTCCAGGACCGCTACAGGGTCTCCTACATCCCCCAGAATTTCCTGGTCGGCAAGGACGGCATCATCCGCTACGCCGGCACATCGCTGCCGTCCAACTACGATGCGCTCGTCGAGTCCCTGCTCAAGGACGGCGACTCCCGTCCCGCCTCCCGCTGA
- a CDS encoding D-alanine--D-alanine ligase family protein, which yields MTAKRAASGRSGRRAPPVRSVSTARRGPRVRVGVVYGGRSVEHEVSLISARAIMQALDPARYDVVPIGITRQGRWVIGKAHCALPPDPSVRGLVRLRDGAEARALPAARGRSALKAGGRSARGAAGEGLRGRLDVVFPVVHGTGGEDGSLQGLLELAGLPYVGAGVLGSALGMDKALMKVAFAQAGLPIVDHRVIRSSDLRTDRERFIRTVESAFGYPCFVKPANGGSSVGVSKARDVRGLADAIGLAARYDRKVIVERAIDAREIECSVLGNDRPEASVPGEIVPANEFYDYRAKYIDTDSRLLIPAPLGAEQTSRIRDLAVRAFRALDLCGMARVDFFLDRTTEAIFVNEVNTIPGFTPISMYPKLWEASGLSFPALVDRLVRLALERHAEKKRLITTYSPERNGRRTLTKG from the coding sequence ATGACGGCGAAGCGGGCGGCCAGCGGACGATCGGGGCGGCGAGCCCCGCCGGTAAGGAGCGTCTCGACGGCGCGGCGCGGGCCGCGCGTGCGGGTGGGGGTCGTGTACGGCGGGCGATCGGTCGAGCACGAAGTGTCGCTGATCTCGGCGCGCGCCATCATGCAGGCCCTGGACCCCGCTCGCTACGACGTGGTGCCGATCGGCATCACCAGGCAGGGACGCTGGGTCATCGGGAAGGCGCACTGCGCGCTGCCGCCCGATCCTTCGGTGCGCGGCCTGGTCCGGCTGCGGGACGGCGCCGAGGCGCGTGCCCTGCCGGCCGCCCGCGGCAGGTCGGCCTTGAAGGCGGGTGGCCGCTCCGCCCGCGGAGCCGCGGGGGAGGGCCTGCGCGGACGGCTCGACGTGGTCTTTCCCGTGGTGCACGGCACCGGCGGCGAGGACGGCTCCCTCCAGGGGCTCCTGGAGCTCGCCGGGCTCCCCTACGTGGGCGCCGGCGTCCTCGGATCGGCTCTCGGCATGGACAAGGCGCTGATGAAGGTCGCCTTCGCCCAGGCGGGGCTCCCGATCGTCGACCACCGCGTCATCAGGAGCTCCGATCTGAGGACGGATCGCGAGCGCTTCATCCGCACGGTCGAGAGCGCCTTCGGCTATCCCTGCTTCGTGAAACCGGCGAATGGCGGCAGCAGCGTCGGCGTCAGCAAGGCCAGGGACGTCCGGGGCCTGGCGGACGCGATCGGCCTGGCGGCCCGCTACGACCGCAAGGTGATCGTCGAGCGGGCCATCGACGCGCGCGAGATCGAGTGCAGCGTCCTCGGCAACGACAGGCCCGAGGCGTCGGTGCCGGGTGAAATCGTCCCGGCGAACGAGTTCTACGACTACCGGGCGAAGTACATCGACACGGACTCGCGCCTCCTGATCCCGGCCCCGCTGGGCGCGGAGCAGACCTCGAGGATCCGCGACCTGGCGGTCAGGGCCTTCCGGGCCCTGGATCTGTGCGGCATGGCGCGCGTCGACTTCTTCCTTGATCGCACGACGGAAGCGATCTTCGTGAACGAGGTGAACACCATCCCGGGTTTCACGCCGATCAGCATGTACCCGAAGCTCTGGGAGGCCAGCGGCCTGTCGTTTCCGGCCCTCGTCGACCGCCTGGTGCGGCTGGCGCTCGAGCGCCACGCCGAGAAGAAGCGCCTGATCACGACGTACAGCCCGGAGCGGAACGGGCGTCGCACCTTGACAAAGGGCTGA
- a CDS encoding MFS transporter, translated as MLPREPWRRNQVAVNVAAAMVFLGFTLVTPFLPFYIETLGIHGVRQVALWSGVMLTVTPLLAAILGPLWARLAVRVGMKIMVQRILLVIAIHWGLMYFVTNVWQMLGLRIFLGLFSGFGTMSVALVTHGCPGDRIGRAVGLLQATQIVSTAVGPLVGGVLADTIGIQRAFLITCVLCSTAFLFVLALYRDTGPETDPAEPETIVVQQEGPVSAGVRAVVSGAPAVAAASPAPLGFRRILALPLFLHLLPQLFLINLVDRSLFLVVPLFVPALEGGREGAEALTGIVVSAGALASAASAYALGRKAGKAAPAGLLRLSLGAASLLIVPMAFCRSIVSFAILRVLLGLAVGGAMTLGYTLGGSLIPRASRALGYGVLSSTAMLGGALGPILCGALTAIDLRATLLIGGCIYFALTLHAGVLARRSGAARFATAPTGRHP; from the coding sequence TTGCTGCCGCGCGAGCCGTGGCGCCGCAACCAGGTGGCGGTGAACGTCGCCGCCGCGATGGTCTTTCTCGGCTTCACGCTGGTCACGCCCTTCCTGCCGTTCTACATCGAGACCCTCGGCATCCACGGCGTCCGGCAGGTCGCCCTCTGGTCCGGCGTGATGCTGACGGTGACGCCGCTCCTCGCGGCGATCCTCGGGCCACTGTGGGCCCGCCTGGCGGTCCGCGTCGGGATGAAGATCATGGTGCAGCGAATCCTCCTGGTGATCGCGATCCACTGGGGACTCATGTACTTCGTGACGAACGTCTGGCAGATGCTCGGGCTGCGAATCTTCCTGGGGCTGTTCTCGGGCTTCGGCACCATGTCGGTGGCGCTCGTGACGCACGGCTGCCCGGGGGACCGGATCGGCCGGGCGGTCGGGCTCCTGCAGGCCACCCAGATCGTCAGCACCGCCGTCGGGCCGCTCGTCGGCGGGGTCCTGGCGGACACCATCGGCATCCAGCGCGCCTTCCTGATCACCTGCGTCCTCTGCTCGACCGCGTTCCTGTTCGTCCTGGCGCTCTATCGCGACACCGGCCCGGAGACCGACCCGGCGGAGCCGGAGACCATCGTCGTCCAGCAGGAGGGGCCGGTCTCGGCCGGCGTGCGCGCCGTCGTGTCCGGGGCGCCGGCCGTCGCGGCGGCCTCCCCCGCCCCGCTGGGGTTCCGCCGCATCCTGGCGCTGCCGTTGTTCCTGCATCTGCTGCCGCAGCTCTTCCTCATCAACCTGGTCGACCGGTCGCTGTTCCTGGTCGTGCCCCTCTTCGTGCCGGCCCTGGAAGGCGGACGGGAGGGGGCCGAGGCGCTCACGGGCATCGTCGTCTCGGCCGGGGCCCTCGCCAGCGCCGCGTCCGCCTACGCCCTGGGCCGCAAGGCCGGCAAGGCCGCACCGGCCGGCCTGCTGCGCCTCAGCCTGGGGGCGGCGTCCCTGCTGATCGTGCCGATGGCGTTCTGCCGCTCGATCGTCTCGTTCGCCATCCTGCGCGTCCTGCTCGGGCTGGCGGTCGGCGGAGCCATGACCCTGGGATACACGCTCGGCGGCAGCCTCATCCCGCGCGCCTCGCGCGCCCTGGGATACGGCGTCCTGTCGAGCACGGCGATGCTCGGCGGGGCCCTCGGGCCTATCCTGTGCGGGGCCCTGACGGCGATCGACCTGAGAGCGACGCTCCTGATCGGCGGCTGCATCTACTTCGCCTTGACGCTGCACGCCGGCGTGCTGGCGCGGCGCAGCGGCGCCGCCCGCTTCGCCACGGCCCCGACGGGGAGACACCCATGA
- a CDS encoding asparaginase translates to MPGSSKVAGEPGHGYVPLVEVRRGGTVESLHFGAIAVVDAEGRAIASAGDPAIQVVLRSTAKPVQVLPLLDAGGAERFGFSEPEIAVMIGSHGGEPVHVEAVRSILRKVGLDETALLCGSHAPTHRPAALALRRLGQEPSVLHNNCSGKHAGMLALAVHLGAPVATYLDPGHPVQERIRARLEALAGLRPGTAAIAIDGCSAPTFSMALGSLALLYARLVAGAGRRGAPDAALPRAVGAMRRHPEMIAGTDRLCTELMRRGRGGLIAKIGAEGMYGLAFERKGQDIGIALKIADGDGQRARFSAALEALSQLGALAAGDAAELGGRFVGEVRNHRNLRVGEIATTFQLAG, encoded by the coding sequence ATGCCGGGTTCGTCGAAAGTTGCCGGAGAGCCGGGACATGGCTATGTCCCGCTGGTCGAGGTGCGCCGCGGCGGGACCGTGGAATCGCTCCACTTCGGGGCGATCGCGGTGGTCGACGCGGAGGGCCGGGCCATCGCCTCGGCCGGCGATCCCGCGATCCAGGTCGTGCTCCGCTCGACGGCCAAGCCGGTGCAGGTCCTGCCGCTGCTCGACGCCGGCGGGGCGGAGCGTTTCGGCTTCAGCGAACCCGAAATCGCCGTGATGATCGGCTCGCACGGAGGGGAGCCAGTCCACGTCGAGGCCGTCCGCTCGATCCTGAGGAAGGTCGGACTGGACGAGACGGCGCTCCTATGCGGCTCCCACGCGCCGACCCACAGGCCGGCGGCACTCGCGTTGCGCCGGCTGGGCCAGGAGCCCTCGGTGCTGCACAACAACTGTTCCGGGAAGCATGCCGGCATGCTGGCGCTGGCGGTCCACCTGGGCGCTCCGGTGGCCACGTATCTCGATCCCGGGCACCCGGTCCAGGAGCGCATCCGGGCTCGGCTCGAGGCGCTTGCAGGCCTGCGTCCGGGAACGGCGGCGATCGCCATCGACGGCTGCTCCGCCCCGACATTCAGCATGGCGCTCGGCAGCCTGGCGCTGCTCTACGCCCGGCTGGTGGCGGGGGCGGGCAGGAGAGGGGCCCCGGACGCCGCCCTGCCCCGCGCCGTGGGGGCGATGCGGCGCCACCCGGAGATGATCGCCGGCACCGATCGCCTGTGCACCGAGCTGATGCGGCGGGGCCGCGGAGGCCTGATCGCCAAGATCGGGGCGGAGGGGATGTACGGCCTGGCCTTCGAGCGGAAGGGGCAGGACATCGGGATCGCCCTCAAGATCGCCGACGGCGACGGGCAGCGGGCCCGGTTCAGCGCGGCCCTCGAGGCGCTGTCCCAGCTCGGGGCTCTCGCCGCAGGGGACGCGGCCGAGCTCGGCGGACGGTTCGTGGGGGAAGTGCGCAACCACCGGAACCTGAGGGTCGGGGAGATCGCCACCACATTTCAACTCGCCGGATGA
- the trxA gene encoding thioredoxin produces MKGAVEVDDTNFESEVLLSSLPVLLDFSAEWCAPCKRLAPVVESIAGEYSSRLKVAHLDIDRAQATAVKYGIMSVPTVLFFKGGKVLDQLLGFVPREKLVEKIDRIL; encoded by the coding sequence ATGAAAGGCGCGGTCGAAGTCGACGATACCAACTTCGAGAGCGAGGTGTTGCTCTCATCCCTGCCGGTGCTCCTCGATTTCTCGGCGGAGTGGTGCGCGCCGTGTAAACGGCTCGCCCCCGTCGTCGAGTCGATCGCCGGCGAGTACTCCAGCCGCCTGAAGGTCGCCCATCTCGACATCGACCGGGCCCAGGCGACGGCCGTGAAATACGGCATCATGTCGGTCCCGACGGTCCTGTTCTTCAAGGGGGGGAAGGTCCTCGACCAGCTCCTGGGCTTCGTCCCCAGGGAGAAGCTGGTCGAGAAGATCGATCGCATCCTGTGA